The nucleotide window TATGCTCAGGGAGACGAGGTTCGAAGAGCGTATTGGCGACATTGACCGGGAAGCTTCAACTTTGGGAGATCAGGTCGCTGTTCTTGAGACCAAAAAAGCACAATTGTTGGCCCAAATTGAATCGGCCTCCGCCGCTATTCCTCGCCATTTGCACGAACTATGGGTTCATGCCGAAGCCCAGCGAGACATATACAAGAGTTTGTGGGAAGCGGGCAATGTTTCTGAGGCCGCTTATGAAGAAGCTCGGGCGAATGCACGATAGGCTCGCGTTAACTATGGTTATGATCCCGCGACACCAGAGGACGACAAAGATGTTGATGCTGATGGGGAATTTCGTGGAGATGGCAATGAGGAGGACGACGGTGATGGCACCGATTAAAAAAGTTGTTATCTTTATTGTCTTTTCCTGTTTGTCGTTATTTACATTgttgacttcttcttttttttttatttttattttgtgttgGACCGGTTTTAGCCGTGTATAATCTGTGGCCATTTGCGCAACTATTTAAATAAAGGAGTTTTCATCATTGTAAATCCTTTGTATCTCTCCCCCTTTTGCTTTACATATCTCTTGGCGTAAATTGTCGAATCTTGGTATGGTAGATTCCTGATTTTTTAGGAAAACCAATTTTAACTGGACTGAGTAGGACTTCCTCGTGAGTTCGGATGGAGTCTCATTCGATTCGCCTGTTTGGGGCGGAATCGACTGGTGACTTATTGCTTTAAGCAGATTCGTCTTTGACTCGAGTGAGTTTATATAATTTCGTTGTTCTGGATGAAGTTAGTCTTGACTTGAGTCTTTCGCGTGGGATCAAATTGTCATTGACTCGGGCGAAGTTGCTTATCTTTTTTTTGCGCATCCGAACGAGGTCGAACGTGGAGTTTATAGCGAAATCAATTTTTTAATAAGTAGAAGGAAAAAAAGCATGATGACATCTGATAGATGCAAAGGTGTTATCGGGCTCGAATGAGTTCAGACTTTTCCCCTTGTGACGGTCCTTTGCCGTAgggatgttgttttgagctaGCATCGAAATGTTGACTCGTtgcaattcgagcgaggtcgaactcttctttttggcgatgacCCTTGGACATAGAGGTGTTACTTCGAACTatcgtcgaaatgttaacccattataatttgagcgaggtcgaactcttctattttgACGATGGCCCTTAGCCGTGGGGATGTTATTTAGAGCTGTCGTTGAAATGTTAACCCAGtataattcgagcaaggtcgaactcttctttttttggcgatggcctttggccgtaggggtgttaggTCAGGCTAAGgccaaaatattaacccgtcataattcgagcgaggtcgaattcttcttttcggcgatggcccttggccgtaggggtgttattttgagctaaggccgaaatgttaacccgtcgtaattcgagcgaggtcgaattcttcttttcgGCTATGACCCTTGGCCGtatggggtgttatttcgagctatcGTCAAAATGTTAACCTATtataattcgagcgaggttgaactcttcttttttggtgatggcccttggccgtaggggtgttatttcgagttgtTGTTAAAATATTAGCCCAttataattcgagcgaggtcgaactcttctttcttggcgatggcccttggccgtaggggtgttatttagAGCTATCATCGAAATGTTAAACTATtataattcgagcgaggttgaactcttcttttttggtgatggcccttggtcgtaggggtgttatttcgagttgtTGTTAAAATGTTAACCCAttataattcgagcgaggtcgaactcttctttcttggcgatggcccttggccgtaggggtgttatttcgagttgtCGTCGAAATATCAACCCAttataattcgagcgaggtcgaattcttctgttttggcgatggcccttggccgtaagggtgttatttcgagttgtcgtcgaaatgttaacccattatGAGTCCTAGTTTTTTAGAGAGTTTTGGGTGTTCTTTGGGGGAGTTCCAGTTTGCTTAACTTGTGTGTTTCCTGGGTGAGTCCCAGTTTGCTTAATTTTGTCTGTATTGGAAAGTGTGATGATGGGGGGTTTTGAACGTTGCTATTTTGCTAATGTTTGTTTTATGTATATATTGGAATTTCCTTGTTTAACCCCTTCATCGTTCGGCCTGGGGAGCTCGCCGATAGGGGGGCGATGAACTATCCTTTGACCTTGATGACGTCTCCCTCAATGCCTCGTTCAAAACCTCATCGAGAGAGCCCAATGGAGACAACACCCGGGTGAGGAGAAGGAGTACGACTTGGGGGACGTCCCTTTCTAGAGGTTGAGATGTCTGAGATGGGTGGCATTCAAGTTATTTTGTAATAGTTCTTCCAATCCAGTTGGAATGCTTCTTTTCTCGCTTGCCCATGTGGCACTTGTGCTCCTGTTTAAGCAAAAAACATAAGGTAAACCAAGATGAGGTTTTCCTTAACTAGATCCGATGAGTCGATGAACGAGGGTAGCCTTATAGCGTTGTTCGCTCTGCCTGGCGTTTAAGTGCTTGACGGAATGGTGGTTTGTGGATTCGGCAACCGTATTCAGCTCTCTCTCCCCCCCTTTTTATGCCTTGGCTCCGTGTGGGTTGGGTTTGTCTTATCTTGCTCGTGGGCCGTCCGGTGTGCGGGAGGGGGGAGTGTCAAAGTGGGGCAAGATTTGTCCAATTTTCTATAGGATCACGCAGCAGGTGTCGTCTCATCTTGTGAGCTTTGCGTGGATATTGATTGTAACTTCTGATTTCATGTATCATCAAGATCTAGATTAGCACGTAAGGTTTACCTACCATTCTTTCTAGTGGGTGATTATGTTTCACCGGTTTTGGACCTGAAGGAGACTAGGAAATTTGGATAAGAAATCCTCACGaacggcgccaaattatttgaccaaaagaTAGTAAAACCTTTTTAGGTAAATCAATTAATGataatgaaggggtaaatcttagtcaaactTCATCAACTACACATCTAAAAATGTAGAGCAAGATagcaaatgaaaaataagaacaatCATTATTTATTGATGATCGCGaatgaaaaataagaacaatCACTATTTATTGATGTTACTATCTCATCTTTGATGAGATAGCGAGAAAAATCAGTTCACATTCTTCACAAAAAGAAATTGTTGGAGAGAGAGTAGAGAGGAAAGGTCCTCCCTCCTTTTCCGAGAATTCCCCTCCTATATATAGTTCTTGGATCTTTGTTGTGTTCTTTGACCAATGTATCTTCACGCAACGGTCTTTTCCGTTGTTATTTGAGTACCGTTTTCAACTTAACATACACTATTGATGCTTGGGCTGAAGTTGGTCATAGTATTTCTTGCTATTTCTTAACACTTCAAGTAAAAAAGTTTGTTAAAATTTAATCAGCCAACCCAAGTGCATATCACGTGAAATCAGCCAAGCCAAGAATTAGGGACGACCCTTGTCACTACTTAGTTTCCAAAGTTATTCTTTCACAAAATATTGTTGTATGTGAAGAATTAGGGACGAGCTTTCTCGCTAGTAGGATCGCAGGGGCGAGGTTTCTCATTGTTTAGTACAAAATAAATTCTTTGATATATCCActtcaaaagaaattaaaaaggtCGAATGGATCTAATTAGGTGACGAGGAAGGCTCCATCCACTTGATAGTTTaatctcttcttttattttccgTCTCTTTTAGCTCTTACTTTTTTTCAATTCCTTTTTTCtatttattataataataattttgttagATTAACTAAAGGGTAAGTGTATGTAGCTGAATATTACAGGGAACAAAGCCGGAACAAAGTGATAACTCAAGCATCAAAATTGCTATAGTGATTCTCTTTCAATGCTGCTGCTACTTCTCTCCtaagcctgtttggccaagcttctccaaaGCTAAGagtattttttcattttatttttaacgTTGAAGTGTTTGAACaagtttttagaagaaaaaacGTACTTTTAAATAAAAGCAGAAGCAATTttggaaaagtagaaaaaatagCTTCTCTTCAAAATCACTATTTTGAAAAgcgcttttgagaaaaatacgcttgaagcattttttaaaagcttggcccaATAGTAATtgttgctcagaagtgctttGCAAACACAAATTGTTTTTTGCAGCTTGGTCAAACATGCTATAAGGAAGAAAACCGACTTCCTTTGGGTCCACGAAAAAGGCCTACCAGCTAGCCAAAtataatttaggaatttttacctcctgtactaaaggttgataccttatttattttaaataaataccctttaaaaaattatatttcatagCTATCTTTTGATTTTAATAGTCAGATATCTATTTATGGTCTCCTCCTACCTTTAAGCCATAAAATacgctttgtattatttttctctctcattcttttagatttttctccatcctctctctctctctcaacgcCAATCTTTCTCCATGAATACAACCATGATTCTCCACTGGTTCATTTCTATTGTCGAACGAAATTTTCATTGTCAGTGGCCTGAGGCTCTGAATCAATATCGAAATCAAGCCCTAGAGAGGAAGATGGAGGTTCGAAATCTGCTATTGAAAGATAAATTAGGGCTGGCAATGAAAATTTCGTATAGTTATATTTAGTGGTTGAAGAGTCTGTTTAGAAATCAATATCTTATGTTTCGTATCAATGTCGAAATTTAACATAGGGTAAAATGGGGCTGGCAATGGAGGTTCAAAATCTGCTATCGACGAGACGACATTAGGGTTATTCTTGAACAAAAACGACTGaatttggggctgagcaacttgaagagtctgttaccttttttttcattttattttaatgTATCTCGctatattctatgtatttcattgtattcattgtcatttttttcattgtattttaatgtatctcgctgtattccatgtatttcattatcattgtctcgctatattccataaatgtattcatatgttttttttaattaatataatttatgtattgagatttataattgagtttgttgagttatattaggagtctatttgTGTTAATTAATTCACATTCCATTTAAAAACAGCTAAATAGACCACGATTTACGTTATTTACGTTACtgtattcacaaatacatatcgtgaatacagtcgaatacaataattacCTAGTTGTACTCCCATATTTCACGCCAAGTTTTGCTACTGTATTAGTGAATACAATaacttaaatacatcgaatacattCTAGCAAactgaaaacatagctatagaaagtaatatagtaaatgatagctacaactagctaataaccactaaaccGTCGTTTGTGAAAATTTCTCTATAATTTAGGCCGGCCCAATAACTAATTCAAAACTGTGCTGCCCAACTTGTCTCGATACTCCAAAACTTGCCACCAGCTTCAAAGTCCAATTCTAAACCTACTATACTTGGATCTGCTTAATCCGACCAGAAGATCACTGTCTATAAATTCACGCCCTGTTCGTGTTATCTCCAAAATTCGTACTACTCCATATCTCAATTTCTCGCGCACTCTCTCCCTCCTTTCATGGATTCTCAATCTCCTTCAGTTGTAACCTTAGCTCGGAACTCATCACAAAACTTAGCTTCCGACGATCAATTTCCTCCGCAAAATCACTACAACAATTACTCCGATCCATATTCTCAAAACCCTTCCCAAACCCTAGCTTCTTCCTATCCGCAGGATTCAAGCAATCAAAATTCTCAGGAAAACCCTAATCACGAGACGCATGTTCAGGCGCCTGATAATTCCGGTTCAAATCAAGCTTCAGAGGAGCAAAAACTCGGCGGTTCGACTCAGAAGCGCGAGCTGCAGAGGCCGTTGTTGTCGGAAAATGGATTGACAAACACTCACAGCGGCACTGATCGGGATCAATCAGGCGGTGAGGAAGAAACCAGCAGCAGAAGGAGACGGAGAAGCCGCTGGGACCCACCTCCGACTGAAGATGGGACCGGCGGTGGTGATCGAGGAAGTGGGACTGGTGGAAGGAAGAGGAAGTCGAGGTGGGCAGACGATGAGCCCAAGCCTGTGATTCAATTGCCTGATTTCATGAAAGATTTCACTGGAGGTATTGAGTTTGATCCTGAAATCCAAGCTCTTAACAGTAGGTTACTTGAAATTAGTAGGAAATTGCAATCTGGTTTGCCCTTAGATGATAGGCCTGAAGGTGCTCGGTCGCCTTCCCCTGAACCTATATATGATAACATGGGAATTCGTATAAACACTAGGGAGTACCGTGCCCGAGAAAAATTGAATAGGGAGAGACAAGAGATTATATCGGAAATCTTAAAAAAGAACCCGGCTTTTAAGCCACCAGCTGATTATAGGCCTCCTAAGCTTCAGAAAAAGCTCTACATTCCCATGAAGGAGTACCCTGGTTATAATTTTATTGGGCTGATTATTGGTCCAAGAGGGAATACTCAGAAGAGGATGGAAAAGGAGACAGGAGCTAAGATTGTAATTCGAGGCAAAGGGTCTATCAAGGAGGGCAGGTTGCAGCAAAAGGGGAATTTAAAACCTGACCCATCGGAGAATGAGGACTTACATGTGTTAGTGGAAGCTGAGAACCAGGAGTCACTTGAGGCTGCTGCTGCTATGGTGGAGAAGCTCTTGCAGCCTGTCGATGAAGTGCTTAATGAACATAAGAGGCAGCAGCTTAGAGAACTTGCTGCTTTGAATGGAACAATTAGAGATGAGGAGTTTTGTAGACTATGTGGCGAACCAGGGCATAGGCAGTATGCATGTCCTTCTCGCACCACAACCTTTAAGAGTGATGTTCTGTGTAAAATTTGTGGTGACGGGGGGCATCCCACTATCGATTGTCCAGTAAAAAATACTACTGGCAAGAAAATGGATGATGAATATCAGAATTTTCTGGCAGAGTTGGGAGGTAcagttcccgaatcttcaacgaAGCAAAGCTCAGCCACGCTAGCTCTTGGACCGGGAACATCAGCAGGCAATCCTCCTTGGGCTAGCAATAATAATGCTGGTGGTGTTGGTGCCTCTTCACATCCTGGCTTAGGATCAAGTGTGATCAAGCCAAAGGAGTTTGATGAGACAAACTTGTACATCGGTTACTTGCCACCTACTCTTGATGATGATGGTTTGATCAATTTGTTCTCTCCCTTTGGTACAATTGTTATGGCTAAAGTTATAAAGGATCGCCTAAGTGGTCTGAGTAAAGGTTACGGATTTGTTAAGTATGCAGATGTCCAACAAGCTAATAGTGCTATAGCTAGCATGAATGGCCATCGTCTTGATGGGAGAACCATTGCTGTGAGAGTTGCAGGTAAGCCGCCTCAGCCTACCATGCCTCCAGGCCCTGCTGCTCCGACAATGCCTTTATATCCGGCTCCTAATCAGGGCATGGGTGCATACCCATCCCAGCAGTATGCAGCGGGTGGACCCATTGGCAATACTCCCACTGGTGGCTATCCACCACTTGGGGCTCCAGTTCCATGGGGACCACCTATGCCTCCACCCTATGCCCAGTACCCACCTCCCCCACCTGGCTCAGCCATGTATCCTCCTGTCCCAGGTCAACCCATCGCTCCATATGGAATGCAGTATCCTCCAATTCCACCCGCATCTTCTGGTGCACCCGCTCAGACTGTTTCTTCAGGTGAAAACCAACAAACCTACACATCATCGGGCGAGACACAGCAAAATTATCCTCCTGGAGTGCAATCTCAGAGTAGTGCACCCGTTCAATTAGTTCCTACTTATGCGTATGGCAATTCTGTCACTTCAATGCCACCTAATGCTCAACCTGCATATCCTACATCTTCATACAGCTATCCATCTTATTATGGTGTcgcaccaccacctcctcctccatCTGCATCCCAGTCCAATGGGGACCATTCACAGGGTATGAGCAATGCTCCCTGGGCTCCAAACCCACCAGCACCCTCACCTCCATCATCTGCAGAGAAGCCTGCCTATGGTGCGGAGGCAGAATATGAGAAGTTCATGTCAGAGATGAAGTAATGATGGGATTGCTGTAACGCCCTGCAATATTAGGTATGGAAGTTATTTTGTTTCTTCTGTTTCCAAAATTGTCATTTTGGTCTTCTCTATGCTGTTTGGCGGTCACCTTTTAGGGGCATACACATGTATTATGTGTACATCCTCATCCTCACGCTTATGCTCTGCAATGGGACAACCAAATTTCTTATCCACCAATTTTACTAGGGTTTTAAgggttttttttctttcaaaatttcataaatgaTTGAGTTTTTGAGTTTTCCATCTACAAGAAAATGGTGATGAGTGGGTTTAATGTGAAGGACACCCAAATCTTTGCTTTGGGATCAAAAgtaaaaatcttttgaatttgtCATTTCTCTTCCCAATTTTTCTGAGTTGTAGAGAAAGAGAAACCCATCAGAGAGCTAATTCTCCAGCAATTTAACTGTATACTGTATATAATTTGGTTGTTTGTTAATGAACTCTAGAAAGCTATGCAGATTCGTCTAGATTAGAAGTATCTATATTCAACTTGCGCCCGTCCCGCTATTGGATCTTGATTGCTTTTTAGTTCATCTTTTTTCATTGCCCTTTCTGTTTGTGTTTTGCTAAAGGAAATGttactgtttttttttcttttactgaaGCAGCGAgcatttaataatttatttgttGCTTGATTATCTTCATTCTTAACAGTTCTCCTTTGTTAATGTTGTGATATTTTGGCAGGCTGATGTGTTGGAGCACTTCACCTGATTTCTTTCCTCTTGCCATGACTTATTTGTTGGAAGTTTCAGACTCACATCTTTAACCTTGTTGTACTGTTATGCAGAGAGATGAGACCTTCAGTTCTTTCAGCTTGTGTTGGAGCATTTAATCAGTGGATTATGGAATATTAATTTTACTTTTTGTAGGACTCAGTTTTGGGGGTTGCCTTCCAGCATATGTTtatcaaattttgttttattgATTTGTTTGAATCTCTTGTTTACTAATCACTGACAGTTTGTTGTCTGTTTTGTGTGTTTCTCTCCTCTTTGACGTATCACCGCTAAtctcctttgcttttcttttctaacttgGTTATGTCTTTTACCTTTCTGTGGTTATTTTAATATTGAGAACTCAGAAAGCAGCCTACTACTTGCTTCTGCTATTCCTCTCCCGAAGGTGATGCATCTTGAAAATGTGAAGGTCCCCAGGGTATGTGAGTTGGTTAGTTTGACGCCTATATTCACATGTCTCGGAATTAACTTTTATTATTAATTCTGATACATTTTCCAGATGTCTTGTGACAGGAAAAGATGCTTGTACTGGAAGTTGGTACCCTGAGCTGGACTGATTTCTGTCCTAAAATTGCTTATCCTCATAGATAAGTTTAATTTAAACTTAGTTAGATTTTCTAGGATGTCTATTAACAAAGTTTTGTGCCATGGAGGATTAGGTGAAGCCCATTAGAGAGAAGTGAGGATGGGTAGCTTTGAAGTGTGATGGGCAGTAGAAAACTAGGAACCTCCTTGGCTTTGGAATTTTTTCTTTCTAACAGTAGTTAACGTAACACTTGAACCTTTCTAGGGGGGAGAAGGGAATTACTATTCCAATGTTGTTCCAACCATGAGGAGCTTGGTGTAGCAGGAAGCGGTTATTTAAAATTTGGACACTCTTGTTTTAGATTGAGTAGTGGCTAGGAAATCACTGCAACATAAGATTAGGAAGGATGTGTAATTATTAGTAGAGGTTTATTATTGCTGTTGGGTTTTTGTCCCCCGGCCCCGGCCTGTTTTTTAACCTTTTGTTTTGAACTAACTTCTTTAAGTTGGCTGTCATAATAGTGTGTACTGGTAGCAGGGATAGCTCCCCGTCTCCAGAAGGCCGTTTGACTCAGTATCATGCTGTCACTGGTGTACGAGTTatattaaggggtcgtttggtaggatgcatgcattagctttgtgtattaataataccttGTTTGATACACTttttgaacctatgcattagttatacacCCTATTTGGCATTATCCTATGCGTAACTAATGCATAAGAAACTATGTTATTAACAATGCAATGAGTTTTAATGCATGTATTAGTttagttaaagataaaattgtccttcaaaatttatgcttgattaaaatatacgattatattaatgcaagtttgaAATAATCCAAGAAAGTGGGAAATAAAGTTATATCCCTAGTAGATAAATAAATACTTaacctattttttttataaataaatattcaattCTATACTACAATATATTTAGGCAAATCAAATAAGTTTTTTTATAACCTTTTTTCATAAAAAAACATTCCTCaatatatgtttcttttaaaaagataaaGTGATGGACTGGTTGTGAGGGTATTTTTGTAATCAGTCAATTTTTTAGAAtttgtgcaatgctttaataaATCAAACCAAGCAATGGATAAaaaatatgtcagcataactaatgcaagcataatTAATACTAGCATTGCTAATACATTCTATTTAGCATTACTCTTATATACTCTACCAAACGACTCCTAAGCGTACATAGCTCATATAGAGCAGCACCTAGTTCTAAAGAACCATTTGCTATTTTATGTTGGAATTTGAACTTGATCTTTTGTCATACAATTTGTTTTTTGCATAActatcaaaaaaaaattattgccTTCGTTCTTCTTTTGATGACTTGGAATCTACTCAATATTGGTTTAGACGTTTGTCCTTATTTTGTTTTGGCGGTCATACCGTCGGTCCAAAGTTTATTAGTGTTTAGGTATTCAGTTAAGTTTTCCTTTTTCTGGTGGTAAACCAAACATAAGATGAAAAGGAATTATTTCGTAATTAAGTTTAAAAGATATTATTGTTTTGTGAGAGTATCGTTTTCTGCTTCGTTGTTTGTGCTTTGTTTGGCAAGTGCTATGTCAGTAGTGGGAGAGAGTTGGTAACGCTGTTGCGTGTTATTTGGCTCTTTTATCTGtttctatcagtgagtataatggAAGTCTGGAAGCAAAAATGGTATTCTATTAGCTTGTACATCTACATTTCTACTTTTTTATTGCTTATTTTGAGGGCTTTTAAGGGAAGAGCGAACACCACCGGATGATAAGCAATGCAG belongs to Nicotiana tabacum cultivar K326 chromosome 6, ASM71507v2, whole genome shotgun sequence and includes:
- the LOC107778813 gene encoding splicing factor-like protein 1, whose amino-acid sequence is MDSQSPSVVTLARNSSQNLASDDQFPPQNHYNNYSDPYSQNPSQTLASSYPQDSSNQNSQENPNHETHVQAPDNSGSNQASEEQKLGGSTQKRELQRPLLSENGLTNTHSGTDRDQSGGEEETSSRRRRRSRWDPPPTEDGTGGGDRGSGTGGRKRKSRWADDEPKPVIQLPDFMKDFTGGIEFDPEIQALNSRLLEISRKLQSGLPLDDRPEGARSPSPEPIYDNMGIRINTREYRAREKLNRERQEIISEILKKNPAFKPPADYRPPKLQKKLYIPMKEYPGYNFIGLIIGPRGNTQKRMEKETGAKIVIRGKGSIKEGRLQQKGNLKPDPSENEDLHVLVEAENQESLEAAAAMVEKLLQPVDEVLNEHKRQQLRELAALNGTIRDEEFCRLCGEPGHRQYACPSRTTTFKSDVLCKICGDGGHPTIDCPVKNTTGKKMDDEYQNFLAELGGTVPESSTKQSSATLALGPGTSAGNPPWASNNNAGGVGASSHPGLGSSVIKPKEFDETNLYIGYLPPTLDDDGLINLFSPFGTIVMAKVIKDRLSGLSKGYGFVKYADVQQANSAIASMNGHRLDGRTIAVRVAGKPPQPTMPPGPAAPTMPLYPAPNQGMGAYPSQQYAAGGPIGNTPTGGYPPLGAPVPWGPPMPPPYAQYPPPPPGSAMYPPVPGQPIAPYGMQYPPIPPASSGAPAQTVSSGENQQTYTSSGETQQNYPPGVQSQSSAPVQLVPTYAYGNSVTSMPPNAQPAYPTSSYSYPSYYGVAPPPPPPSASQSNGDHSQGMSNAPWAPNPPAPSPPSSAEKPAYGAEAEYEKFMSEMK